Proteins encoded in a region of the Streptomyces liliiviolaceus genome:
- a CDS encoding DUF397 domain-containing protein, which translates to MPQVENGIRASALDVSWTKSRHSNAEGNCVEVARIDGGIAVRNSRDPEGPALVYTSAELAAFLAGAKDGEFDHLL; encoded by the coding sequence GTGCCACAGGTGGAGAACGGGATACGGGCCAGCGCGCTGGACGTCAGCTGGACCAAGAGCCGCCACAGCAATGCCGAGGGAAACTGCGTCGAGGTCGCCCGGATCGACGGGGGCATCGCCGTGCGCAACTCCCGTGATCCCGAGGGGCCCGCGCTCGTCTACACGTCCGCGGAGCTGGCGGCTTTCCTGGCGGGAGCCAAGGACGGCGAGTTCGACCATCTGCTGTGA
- a CDS encoding XapX domain-containing protein encodes MNTPKAVPKDAPTGVPEDVPTSVPKGAPETAPRGAPSIVRAGHFTRHAALAFVAGALMGAVYWALSVPSPAPPLLGLTGLAGIVAGERIITAVRDRRSRRRAESSAADSTPTSQEPTHDSA; translated from the coding sequence GTGAACACCCCGAAGGCCGTACCGAAGGACGCTCCGACGGGCGTGCCGGAGGACGTGCCGACGTCCGTACCGAAGGGCGCTCCGGAGACTGCGCCGAGGGGCGCTCCAAGCATCGTCCGCGCCGGGCACTTCACCCGACACGCCGCGCTCGCCTTCGTCGCGGGAGCGCTGATGGGTGCCGTCTACTGGGCGTTGTCCGTGCCCTCCCCCGCGCCTCCGCTGCTCGGTCTGACCGGCCTCGCCGGCATCGTCGCGGGTGAGCGGATCATCACCGCGGTCCGCGACCGGCGCTCGCGCCGCCGCGCGGAGTCCTCCGCCGCCGACTCGACCCCCACCTCCCAGGAGCCCACTCATGACAGCGCCTGA
- a CDS encoding beta-L-arabinofuranosidase domain-containing protein, translated as MPINRRHLLRTGTLALGAGTPLMNTGLAAATSRVAAAEAGAGAADSVAADAFLRLKPGSIVPRGWLAGQLRLQLDGLCGRLTEKSHFLDFATSGWVHPENSAWEELPYWLRGYVPLAVATRDTAALDRARRWIDAILTTQQSDGFFGPRALRTALNGGPDFWPFLPLLQALRTFEEFTGDTRVVPFLTRFLRYMNTQGKGAFDTSWVSQRWGDCMGIALWLYRRTPEPFLLDLVDKMHTWGADWTGALPNAHNVNIAQGFREPAQYAQRSGSAEHTRASYRTYTELLAAHGQFAGGGFAGDENIRPGFGDPRQGFETCGVVEFMASHELLTRVTGDPLWADRCEELAFNMLPASLDPDGKGVHYVTSANSVDLDNSRKTQGQFQNGFAMQSFQPGIDQYRCCPHNYGMGWPYFAEELWLGTPDGGLAAAMYAACQVTTEVAGGTSVTVTETTDYPFGETVDFVVSTPRSVSFPLLLRIPGWCAAPRLQINGQSVPARSGPAFVRVDRTWADGDRVSLRLPQSTTVHTWPGNRDSVSVSHGPLTYALRIGERYVRYGGDTTFPEYEVHATTPWNYGLVPGGNLVVRRASGPVAANPFTQSATPISITADARRVPEWIADDEHVVAPLQQSPARSAGAVEQVTLIPMGAARLRIASFPTASPDGTPWQPEAPYRRIRNKHSGKVLAVDGMSTENSAHVVQFDNSGTGDHAWQVVGRGDGWSLIRNGHSGKVLGVDLMSTQNSAHVVQFEDNGTDDHLWQFVDAGSGWFLIRNKHSGKVLGVDGMSTQNSAHVVQFEDNGTDDHLWQFV; from the coding sequence ATGCCGATCAACAGACGCCACCTGCTGCGCACCGGCACCCTCGCGCTCGGTGCGGGCACACCCCTGATGAACACCGGACTCGCCGCCGCCACATCCCGGGTGGCCGCAGCCGAAGCCGGGGCCGGGGCCGCCGACAGCGTGGCCGCCGACGCCTTCCTCCGGCTGAAACCGGGCAGCATCGTCCCGCGCGGCTGGCTCGCCGGTCAGCTGCGGCTCCAGCTCGACGGACTCTGCGGCCGTCTCACCGAGAAGTCCCACTTCCTGGACTTCGCCACGAGCGGCTGGGTCCACCCCGAGAACAGCGCCTGGGAGGAACTGCCGTACTGGCTGCGCGGTTACGTGCCGCTGGCCGTCGCCACCCGCGACACCGCCGCGCTGGACCGGGCGCGGCGCTGGATCGACGCGATTCTCACGACCCAGCAGAGCGACGGCTTCTTCGGGCCGCGCGCACTGCGGACCGCACTCAACGGCGGACCCGACTTCTGGCCCTTCCTCCCGCTGCTGCAAGCACTGCGCACCTTCGAGGAGTTCACCGGCGACACCCGTGTCGTGCCCTTCCTCACCCGGTTCCTGCGGTACATGAACACGCAGGGCAAGGGCGCCTTCGACACCAGTTGGGTGTCGCAGCGGTGGGGCGACTGCATGGGCATCGCCCTGTGGCTGTACCGCCGGACGCCCGAGCCCTTCCTCCTCGACCTGGTCGACAAGATGCACACCTGGGGTGCCGACTGGACCGGCGCGCTGCCGAACGCCCACAACGTCAACATCGCGCAGGGCTTCCGCGAGCCGGCCCAGTACGCGCAGCGCTCCGGCTCGGCGGAGCACACCCGCGCCAGCTATCGCACGTACACGGAACTCCTCGCGGCGCACGGCCAGTTCGCCGGTGGGGGCTTCGCGGGCGACGAGAACATCCGGCCCGGTTTCGGTGATCCGCGGCAGGGCTTCGAGACCTGCGGTGTCGTCGAGTTCATGGCCAGCCACGAACTGCTCACGCGGGTCACCGGCGATCCGCTCTGGGCCGACCGGTGCGAGGAGCTGGCCTTCAACATGCTGCCCGCGTCCCTGGACCCGGACGGCAAGGGCGTGCACTACGTGACCAGCGCCAACAGCGTCGACCTGGACAACTCCCGCAAGACGCAGGGGCAGTTCCAGAACGGCTTCGCCATGCAGTCCTTCCAGCCCGGCATCGACCAGTACCGCTGCTGCCCGCACAACTACGGCATGGGCTGGCCCTACTTCGCCGAGGAACTCTGGCTCGGCACACCGGACGGCGGCCTCGCCGCGGCCATGTACGCGGCCTGCCAGGTCACGACGGAGGTGGCCGGGGGCACCTCCGTCACCGTCACCGAGACCACCGACTACCCGTTCGGCGAGACGGTCGACTTCGTCGTCTCCACACCGCGTTCCGTCAGCTTCCCGCTGCTGCTGCGGATACCCGGCTGGTGCGCGGCGCCCCGGCTCCAGATCAACGGGCAGAGCGTGCCGGCACGGAGCGGACCGGCCTTCGTACGCGTGGACCGCACCTGGGCCGACGGCGACCGGGTCTCCCTGCGTCTGCCGCAGAGCACGACCGTGCACACCTGGCCCGGAAACCGCGACTCGGTCAGCGTGAGCCACGGTCCGCTCACCTACGCGCTGCGCATCGGCGAGCGATACGTCCGCTACGGCGGCGACACGACCTTCCCCGAGTACGAGGTCCATGCCACGACCCCCTGGAACTACGGGCTCGTGCCCGGCGGGAACCTGGTGGTGCGCCGTGCCTCGGGGCCGGTCGCCGCCAACCCGTTCACCCAGTCGGCCACCCCCATCTCCATCACCGCCGACGCACGCCGTGTCCCCGAGTGGATCGCCGACGACGAGCACGTGGTGGCTCCGCTGCAGCAGAGCCCGGCCCGGTCCGCGGGTGCGGTGGAGCAGGTCACGCTGATCCCCATGGGCGCGGCCCGGCTCCGTATCGCGTCCTTTCCGACCGCCTCCCCCGACGGCACGCCCTGGCAGCCCGAGGCCCCGTACCGGCGGATCCGTAACAAGCACAGCGGGAAGGTGCTCGCCGTGGACGGGATGTCCACCGAGAACAGCGCGCACGTGGTGCAGTTCGACAACTCGGGGACCGGGGACCATGCCTGGCAGGTCGTGGGCCGCGGCGACGGGTGGTCCCTGATCCGCAACGGGCACAGCGGGAAGGTCCTGGGCGTCGACCTCATGTCGACGCAGAACAGCGCGCACGTCGTCCAGTTCGAGGACAACGGCACCGACGACCACCTGTGGCAGTTCGTCGACGCCGGCAGCGGCTGGTTCCTGATCCGCAACAAGCACAGCGGGAAGGTCCTGGGCGTCGACGGCATGTCCACCCAGAACAGCGCCCATGTCGTCCAATTCGAGGACAACGGCACCGACGACCACCTGTGGCAGTTCGTCTGA
- a CDS encoding SAM-dependent methyltransferase: MNTDRPLSKKIDASVPTAARMYDHYLGGKDNYSADRAACEELDKVVPSTRRLALNNRRFLQRVVRTLATDYGIRQFLDHGSGLPTQDNVHQVAQSIDPDSRVVYVDNDPMVLVHGRALLDQNDRTAVIHADMRNTEEIFAHPDTRRLIDFSQPVAALFNSVFHCIPDSDTDGPQAVVGRVTERLAPGSFMVICQLVSEDAEVRSFVTDFMDQATQGHWGRVRQEKDVAALFDGMEILDPGLVEVSTWRPDSEVQTRQLSQEWIEFGGLGRLP; the protein is encoded by the coding sequence ATGAACACCGACAGGCCGCTGTCCAAGAAGATCGACGCCAGTGTTCCGACCGCTGCCCGTATGTACGACCACTATCTGGGCGGCAAGGACAACTACTCCGCGGACCGCGCGGCCTGCGAGGAACTCGACAAGGTGGTGCCCAGCACCCGTCGGCTGGCCCTCAACAACCGGCGCTTCCTGCAGCGGGTGGTCAGGACGCTGGCGACGGACTACGGGATACGGCAGTTCCTGGACCACGGATCCGGCCTGCCCACCCAGGACAACGTGCACCAGGTCGCGCAGAGCATCGACCCCGACTCACGCGTGGTCTATGTCGACAACGACCCCATGGTGCTCGTCCACGGCCGGGCGCTGCTGGACCAGAACGACCGCACCGCGGTCATCCACGCGGACATGCGCAACACCGAAGAGATCTTCGCCCATCCCGACACCCGGCGTCTGATCGACTTCTCGCAGCCGGTCGCCGCGCTGTTCAACTCGGTGTTCCACTGCATCCCCGACAGCGACACCGACGGCCCGCAGGCCGTGGTGGGGCGCGTCACCGAGCGGCTCGCGCCCGGCAGCTTCATGGTGATCTGCCAGCTGGTCAGCGAAGACGCCGAAGTCCGTTCGTTCGTCACCGACTTCATGGACCAGGCGACGCAGGGCCACTGGGGGCGCGTACGCCAGGAGAAGGACGTGGCGGCGCTGTTCGACGGCATGGAGATCCTGGATCCCGGGCTGGTGGAGGTCTCCACCTGGCGCCCCGACAGTGAGGTACAGACCCGGCAGCTCTCCCAGGAATGGATCGAGTTCGGCGGTCTGGGCCGGCTTCCCTAA
- a CDS encoding MarR family winged helix-turn-helix transcriptional regulator yields MKSVGTPLPQLLLDARRWFDEALVATLEQAGMAPISPTQAQLFAALDEKGTTVSELARRMGVTRQTAHQAVHSLIGMGLLEQVPDPSSARRRLIRRTGEGAAAHLEAVSVLAALEGELALRIGRGPVDSLRAALEAPRGDPPTLRMPSAGVPDPGGAVQ; encoded by the coding sequence ATGAAGTCCGTCGGCACTCCCCTCCCGCAGCTGCTCCTCGACGCCCGCCGCTGGTTCGACGAGGCGCTGGTGGCGACGTTGGAGCAGGCGGGAATGGCGCCCATCTCTCCGACCCAGGCGCAGCTGTTCGCCGCGCTGGACGAGAAGGGCACCACGGTCTCCGAGCTGGCCCGGCGCATGGGTGTCACCCGGCAGACCGCGCATCAGGCCGTGCACAGCCTCATCGGTATGGGACTGCTCGAACAGGTCCCCGATCCGTCCTCCGCCCGCCGGCGGCTGATCCGCCGCACCGGCGAGGGCGCGGCGGCGCACCTCGAAGCCGTCTCCGTCCTGGCGGCGCTCGAAGGGGAACTCGCGTTGCGTATCGGCCGCGGCCCCGTAGACTCCCTGCGCGCCGCGCTGGAGGCGCCTCGGGGCGACCCGCCCACGCTTCGGATGCCGTCCGCGGGCGTACCGGATCCCGGAGGCGCGGTTCAGTAG
- a CDS encoding SRPBCC family protein, with translation MGTQFEATVDIDRPIDEVFAFLADGTNDPEFSPRVQKIEKTPDGPTAVGTVFRSTVKDAGMTTGREFEITELVSPSRIRWSERSKNLITAADGGYDLEPTPSGGTRVRIFNVLEGHGIGKLLLPVAGGAARKDAPAFGQRIKAAVEAS, from the coding sequence ATGGGTACCCAGTTCGAGGCCACTGTCGACATCGACCGCCCGATCGACGAGGTCTTCGCCTTCCTCGCCGACGGCACCAACGACCCCGAGTTCAGCCCCCGTGTACAGAAGATCGAGAAGACTCCGGACGGGCCGACGGCCGTCGGCACGGTCTTCCGCAGCACGGTGAAGGACGCCGGCATGACGACGGGCCGCGAGTTCGAGATCACCGAACTCGTCTCCCCGAGCAGGATCCGCTGGAGCGAGCGGTCCAAGAACCTGATCACCGCGGCCGACGGAGGGTACGACCTGGAGCCGACGCCGAGCGGCGGAACCCGCGTCCGGATCTTCAACGTGCTGGAGGGCCACGGCATCGGCAAATTGCTGCTGCCTGTCGCGGGCGGTGCGGCCCGCAAGGACGCCCCTGCTTTCGGACAGCGCATCAAGGCGGCCGTGGAGGCCTCCTGA
- a CDS encoding alpha/beta hydrolase gives MSLPPDLAALLAPPDPARLPLPPAALPSPGVRLLRGVPYLVPDGHRPLELDLWLPEKPTGPLPVVVFVHGGAWRTGLRGDPGPAFRSWRPGPFARLVQAGFAVACPGYRLSGEAVHPAQVDDLSAALAWLHVRSGELGLDTARTVLWGESAGGHLAALLALTSRRRTPSTPSVPPVTGCVTWYAPTDLLALAGDPADGHTFEALLVGGAPADVPDRTRDASPVHHVTADAPPFLVLHGTEDHIVPGDQGVRLAAALREAGVPADLRLIEGADHLWYGLSDAEVERCFALSLDFSRRRTTPSSH, from the coding sequence ATGTCCCTGCCGCCCGACCTCGCCGCGCTGCTCGCCCCGCCGGACCCGGCCCGGCTGCCCCTGCCGCCCGCGGCACTGCCCTCTCCCGGCGTACGGCTGCTGCGAGGCGTCCCCTACCTGGTGCCCGACGGCCACCGTCCCCTGGAGTTGGACCTGTGGCTCCCCGAGAAGCCGACAGGTCCGCTCCCCGTCGTCGTCTTCGTCCATGGCGGCGCCTGGCGCACCGGGCTGCGCGGCGATCCGGGCCCGGCGTTCCGCTCCTGGCGGCCCGGCCCGTTCGCCCGCCTCGTCCAGGCCGGATTCGCCGTCGCCTGCCCCGGCTACCGGCTCAGCGGCGAAGCCGTGCATCCGGCCCAGGTCGACGACCTGTCCGCCGCCTTGGCCTGGCTGCACGTACGGTCCGGTGAACTCGGGCTCGACACCGCCCGGACCGTCCTGTGGGGCGAGTCCGCGGGCGGTCATCTGGCCGCCCTGCTCGCTCTCACCTCCCGCCGCCGCACCCCGTCCACCCCCTCCGTCCCGCCCGTGACCGGCTGTGTCACCTGGTACGCCCCCACGGATCTCCTCGCACTCGCCGGGGACCCGGCGGACGGGCACACCTTCGAGGCGCTGCTGGTCGGAGGCGCGCCGGCCGACGTGCCCGACCGGACCCGGGACGCCAGCCCCGTCCACCACGTCACCGCCGACGCGCCGCCCTTCCTCGTCCTGCACGGCACCGAGGACCACATCGTCCCCGGCGACCAGGGCGTGCGGCTGGCCGCCGCGTTGCGGGAGGCCGGGGTGCCCGCCGACCTGCGGTTGATCGAGGGAGCCGATCACCTCTGGTACGGCCTGTCCGACGCCGAGGTCGAGCGGTGTTTCGCCCTGTCGCTGGACTTCAGCCGGCGGCGCACCACGCCTTCGTCCCACTGA
- a CDS encoding DUF1427 family protein: MSGVSYLKALAAGLLVGALYATMRVRSPAPPPVALSGLLGMLLGQALLAAL, encoded by the coding sequence ATGAGCGGCGTGTCCTACCTCAAGGCGCTCGCGGCCGGTCTGCTCGTCGGCGCTCTCTACGCGACGATGCGCGTCAGGTCGCCCGCGCCGCCGCCGGTCGCGCTGTCCGGTCTGCTGGGCATGCTGCTCGGCCAGGCCCTCCTGGCGGCACTGTGA
- a CDS encoding MerR family transcriptional regulator: MPPDVTDDANAMDGMSGMSGIDGTLSIGELAARAGTTVKTVRFYSDRGLLPEASRSSGGHRRYGPGAPERLRTIRALRSLGVPVPEIGRVLDRGATLEAVLARRLADLGSELAALRWREAALRAVHEGDPERLAERLELIGAVSVPPSTSALAHYWRRVLPVRLSARLRGAVTEAAVPQPPADPTADQVLAFARLHALATAATDHCLVSHRPATAAHPDLLYDGLHEAYLLVAAALRAERAPGPGEALDCYVAAHARDAGTRDSPAFRRALTVRLAAADHPVMARYWQLAAELTPDPTLGGADSWLREALTTSVAAA, encoded by the coding sequence TTGCCACCCGACGTCACGGACGACGCGAACGCCATGGACGGCATGAGCGGCATGAGCGGCATCGACGGCACCCTGAGCATCGGTGAGCTCGCCGCGCGGGCGGGGACAACGGTCAAGACCGTCCGCTTCTACTCCGACCGGGGCCTGCTGCCCGAGGCCTCGCGCAGCAGCGGCGGCCACCGGCGTTACGGTCCCGGGGCGCCGGAACGGCTGCGCACGATCCGCGCGCTGCGCTCGCTCGGCGTGCCCGTCCCGGAGATCGGGCGCGTCCTCGACCGCGGCGCCACCCTGGAAGCCGTGCTGGCACGCCGGTTGGCCGACCTCGGCAGCGAACTCGCCGCCCTGCGCTGGCGTGAGGCCGCGCTGCGGGCGGTGCACGAGGGTGACCCGGAGCGGCTCGCGGAGCGCCTGGAGCTGATCGGGGCGGTCAGCGTCCCGCCCAGCACCTCCGCCCTCGCGCACTACTGGCGCCGGGTGCTGCCGGTCCGCCTCTCCGCCCGGCTGCGCGGCGCCGTCACCGAGGCGGCCGTGCCACAGCCCCCGGCCGATCCGACCGCGGACCAGGTCCTCGCCTTCGCGCGCCTCCACGCCCTGGCGACGGCCGCCACCGATCACTGCCTCGTGTCCCACCGGCCCGCCACCGCCGCCCACCCGGACCTGCTCTACGACGGTCTGCACGAGGCGTACCTCCTGGTGGCCGCCGCCCTGCGGGCCGAGCGCGCCCCGGGCCCGGGCGAGGCGCTGGACTGTTACGTCGCCGCCCACGCGCGCGACGCCGGAACCCGGGACAGCCCCGCCTTCCGTCGCGCCCTCACGGTCCGTCTCGCCGCGGCGGATCACCCGGTGATGGCCCGCTACTGGCAGCTGGCGGCGGAGTTGACGCCCGATCCGACCCTCGGCGGGGCGGACTCCTGGCTCCGTGAGGCGTTGACCACGAGCGTGGCGGCGGCCTGA
- a CDS encoding helix-turn-helix domain-containing protein, whose amino-acid sequence MVTESPRVARLESYLERSEPAPTLLKMLVGVQLSGFREDAGLAQDQAARSLGFSGAKLSRIESGKGRKPPTETDVRALLRLYGTDEYEASVLLKLLHRAGEPGWWQRYDKRLMPEWFERLVGLQEAAAAIRTFEIQYVPGLLQTSAYTRAVVERGLPNAPAAEVHRRVELRMRRAQLLHREDAPQLWAIIDESVLLRVLGSRAAMREQLAHLIDMAQKPHVVLQTVPLDVTNASAPAIPITYLRFGGLDLPDVVYLEHIRSAHFLEDRDETEEYRLTLDRLADEALTPRDSLEMLRTTMEQRYGPE is encoded by the coding sequence ATGGTCACCGAGTCGCCGCGCGTCGCACGGCTCGAATCCTATCTGGAGCGTTCGGAGCCGGCTCCGACCCTGCTGAAGATGCTGGTCGGCGTCCAGCTCTCGGGATTCCGGGAGGACGCCGGCCTCGCTCAGGACCAGGCCGCGCGCTCCCTGGGCTTCAGCGGGGCGAAGCTCTCACGCATCGAGTCGGGCAAGGGCCGCAAACCACCGACCGAGACCGACGTACGCGCCCTGCTGCGGCTGTACGGCACCGATGAGTACGAAGCCTCGGTGCTCCTCAAGCTGCTGCACCGGGCCGGTGAACCGGGCTGGTGGCAGCGTTACGACAAGCGCCTCATGCCCGAATGGTTCGAGCGGCTGGTCGGCCTCCAGGAGGCGGCCGCCGCCATCCGGACCTTCGAGATCCAGTACGTGCCCGGCCTGCTGCAGACGTCGGCGTACACCCGGGCCGTGGTGGAGCGGGGCCTGCCGAACGCACCGGCAGCCGAGGTGCACCGCAGGGTCGAACTGCGGATGCGCCGCGCCCAGTTGCTGCACCGCGAGGACGCCCCGCAGCTGTGGGCCATCATCGACGAGTCCGTCCTGCTGCGGGTACTGGGCAGCCGGGCGGCCATGCGCGAGCAGCTCGCCCACCTCATCGACATGGCTCAAAAGCCCCATGTGGTCCTGCAGACCGTGCCCCTGGACGTCACGAACGCCTCGGCGCCCGCCATACCGATCACATATCTGCGGTTCGGCGGACTCGACCTGCCGGACGTCGTCTACCTGGAACACATCAGAAGCGCGCACTTCCTTGAGGACCGCGACGAGACCGAGGAATACCGGCTCACGCTCGACCGGCTGGCCGACGAGGCCCTGACACCACGTGACTCCCTGGAGATGCTGCGGACCACGATGGAGCAGCGCTACGGGCCGGAGTGA
- a CDS encoding quercetin 2,3-dioxygenase yields MTAEFAARHRSVSHIPSDPGRPYFIEKGMGDRAHLFGDLFTVYAGGEQTENTFNFFTAEGPRGGIIPAHSHPDTYEVFYIADGAVRLFVEDTGGEQYEKLLTAGDFGFVPKNCPHAYRIERHHSRIVGVAAGPGGTFERFFENLGTPTEELGLPQRPFVPEPQKFGSVPQQYDVRFLPDHQWRTRG; encoded by the coding sequence ATGACCGCTGAATTCGCCGCCCGACACCGTTCCGTCTCACACATCCCCTCCGATCCGGGCAGGCCGTACTTCATCGAGAAGGGGATGGGAGACCGCGCCCATCTGTTCGGTGACCTGTTCACCGTCTACGCGGGCGGTGAACAGACCGAGAACACGTTCAACTTCTTCACCGCCGAGGGCCCCAGGGGCGGCATCATCCCGGCCCACTCGCACCCGGACACCTACGAGGTCTTCTACATCGCCGACGGCGCGGTGCGCCTGTTCGTCGAGGACACCGGGGGCGAGCAGTACGAGAAGCTGCTGACCGCCGGCGACTTCGGCTTCGTCCCCAAGAACTGTCCGCACGCCTACCGCATCGAGCGGCACCACAGCCGCATCGTGGGAGTGGCGGCCGGACCCGGTGGCACCTTCGAGCGGTTCTTCGAGAATCTGGGCACTCCCACGGAGGAACTCGGCCTGCCGCAGCGGCCGTTCGTGCCCGAGCCGCAGAAGTTCGGCTCCGTCCCCCAGCAGTACGACGTGCGCTTCCTGCCCGATCACCAGTGGCGTACGCGGGGATGA
- a CDS encoding DUF6204 family protein, translating to MSTRTFRITVRGVFDGLGADQRAALLADAAEHDVLRAAFTPEGHLSYDIAARSAFTFRFADTGEAEEDILDATERAETAAEAWLTARGYGFKNLRSTAEDLSQAPLGKRQRREAARKYT from the coding sequence ATGAGTACGCGTACCTTCCGCATCACCGTCCGAGGCGTCTTCGACGGGCTCGGTGCCGATCAGCGGGCCGCCCTGCTGGCCGACGCCGCCGAGCACGACGTGCTGCGCGCGGCCTTCACCCCGGAAGGGCATCTGAGCTACGACATCGCCGCACGGTCCGCCTTCACCTTCCGCTTCGCGGACACGGGGGAAGCGGAGGAGGACATCCTCGACGCGACCGAACGCGCCGAGACGGCGGCCGAGGCCTGGCTGACGGCACGCGGCTACGGCTTCAAGAACCTGCGGTCCACCGCCGAGGATCTCTCACAGGCCCCGCTGGGCAAGCGGCAGCGGCGCGAGGCGGCCCGGAAGTACACCTGA
- a CDS encoding amidohydrolase family protein, which translates to MTAPDAPRLIDVHAHFVTESYIRQARAAGHERPDGMPGWPTWSPAAHLDLMDRCGIGTAMLSLSSPGVHFGDDAAARRLAREVNEESARVVREHPGRFGLFASLPLPDVDGALDEIAYAFDTLGADGVVLESNTHGVYLGDARLEPVFAELARRDAVVFLHPTSPVCWEQSALGRPRPMVEFIFDTARTVTDLLFAGTLERHPDLKVVVPHCGGALPVLADRVNGFMRLFSPEDQGTPDVIAHLRRLHYDLAGTPFPRQVPALLNLVDPDRLLYGSDYCWTPPAAAEAHVASVDAAQVPATMTGAVPGTVTGAVPGAVPGESVTWRSLTTANAQRLLPRLAAR; encoded by the coding sequence ATGACAGCGCCTGACGCTCCGCGACTCATCGACGTGCACGCCCACTTCGTCACCGAGTCCTACATCCGGCAGGCCAGGGCCGCCGGGCACGAACGGCCCGACGGCATGCCCGGCTGGCCCACCTGGTCGCCCGCCGCCCACCTGGACCTGATGGACCGCTGCGGCATCGGCACGGCGATGCTGTCGCTCTCCTCCCCCGGCGTGCACTTCGGTGACGACGCCGCGGCCCGGCGGCTGGCCCGCGAGGTCAACGAGGAGAGCGCCCGGGTGGTACGCGAGCACCCGGGCCGCTTCGGCCTGTTCGCCTCGCTGCCGCTGCCCGACGTCGACGGCGCCCTCGACGAGATCGCGTACGCCTTCGACACCCTCGGCGCCGACGGGGTGGTCCTGGAGAGCAACACCCATGGCGTCTACCTCGGTGACGCGAGACTGGAGCCGGTCTTCGCGGAACTCGCCCGGCGCGACGCGGTGGTCTTCCTCCACCCCACCTCGCCCGTGTGCTGGGAACAGTCCGCGCTCGGACGGCCGCGCCCCATGGTGGAGTTCATCTTCGACACCGCGCGGACCGTCACGGATCTGCTGTTCGCGGGCACCCTCGAACGCCACCCCGATCTCAAGGTCGTCGTCCCGCACTGCGGCGGCGCCCTGCCCGTGCTCGCCGACCGCGTCAACGGCTTCATGAGGCTGTTCAGCCCCGAGGACCAAGGCACTCCCGACGTGATCGCGCACCTGCGCCGTCTGCACTACGACCTCGCCGGCACCCCGTTCCCCCGCCAGGTCCCGGCGCTCCTGAACCTGGTCGACCCCGACCGGCTGCTCTACGGAAGCGACTACTGCTGGACGCCGCCGGCCGCCGCCGAGGCCCATGTCGCCTCGGTCGACGCGGCTCAGGTCCCGGCCACGATGACGGGCGCGGTGCCGGGCACGGTGACTGGCGCAGTGCCGGGCGCGGTGCCGGGCGAAAGCGTGACCTGGCGGTCCCTCACCACCGCCAACGCACAGCGTCTCCTGCCCCGCCTCGCCGCCCGCTGA
- a CDS encoding helix-turn-helix domain-containing protein, whose protein sequence is MATDLPTSQLLVLQFGRSSPPLPPLDLRGLTAVRTAGDGVIGSLSSQFLLLLARHLRGLGPLDTARLVGRTLDVLTAALADALDVRNTVPPHTGRRALSARIHAFIRENLGDPGLTPDTIAAAHHISLRYLHKLFHAEGRTVAAWIRERRLEQCRRDLADPALSERPIRAIAARWGFTSPAHFSQVFRSAHGCSPRQFRHRSTTASGDQAAATLVVNASRSQESAPPRVGSGVNSAASCQ, encoded by the coding sequence TTGGCGACGGACCTTCCGACCAGTCAGCTGCTCGTGCTGCAGTTCGGGCGCTCGTCACCGCCGTTGCCGCCGTTGGATCTGCGGGGCCTGACCGCGGTCCGCACCGCGGGCGACGGGGTTATCGGCTCGCTGTCGTCGCAGTTCCTGCTTCTGCTGGCGCGGCATCTGCGCGGACTCGGACCGCTCGACACCGCCCGGCTGGTCGGCCGCACGCTGGATGTGCTGACCGCGGCGCTGGCCGACGCGCTGGACGTCCGGAACACCGTGCCGCCCCACACCGGCCGACGGGCGCTGTCGGCCCGGATCCACGCCTTCATCCGGGAGAACCTGGGCGATCCGGGACTGACCCCGGACACGATCGCGGCGGCGCACCACATCTCCCTGCGCTATCTGCACAAGCTGTTCCACGCCGAGGGGCGCACCGTCGCCGCCTGGATCCGCGAACGCCGCCTGGAGCAGTGCCGACGCGATCTGGCCGACCCCGCCCTGTCCGAGCGCCCGATCCGCGCGATCGCGGCCCGGTGGGGGTTCACCAGCCCAGCGCATTTCAGCCAGGTCTTCCGCAGCGCCCACGGCTGCTCACCGCGTCAGTTCCGCCACCGCAGCACCACGGCGAGCGGGGATCAGGCCGCCGCCACGCTCGTGGTCAACGCCTCACGGAGCCAGGAGTCCGCCCCGCCGAGGGTCGGATCGGGCGTCAACTCCGCCGCCAGCTGCCAGTAG